The DNA segment CTGGTTGTTGCCGATGGCGTAGACGGCGCGGCCGAAATTGGTCTTGTGCAGCAGCACGCTGTAAATGATGGCGAAGAACACGAACAGCGCGAATTCGAACGAGAACACCCACCAGACATAGCCCTGGCCGAAATAGGCAAAACTCGCCGGATAGCCCGTATAGGCCTTATCCCCGAGGATGATGAAGGACAGGCCGCGAAACAGGCTCATCGTGCCAATCGTGACGACGATCGAGGGCAGGCCAAGCCCCGTGATCAAAAGGCCGTTGACCGCGCCGCAGACGAGACCGGTGCCAAGGCCGACGACGACGAGCATCGGCGTATCGGCGCCCATGGTGACGGCAAGCCCCATGGCTGTCGACGACAGGGCGATGATCGAGGCGACGGAGAGGTCGATCTCGCCGGAAATGATCACCAGCGCCATGGCAAAGGCGATCAGCGCCTTTTCAGTGAAATTGAATGTCGCGTCGGAGAGGTTCCAAGGATCGAGGAAATAGGGCGAGGCAAACGAGTTGATGGCAAAGATCAGGATCGCCACGACCAGCAGCAGGCTTTCCCAGCTCTTCAGCGCACGGCTGCCCCGGCTCTGCAGCCGGTCCGGAATGATCCTCGGTGAAAGATGCGTTTCCGCCATCAGACCGCCTCCGCTTTCTTCAAAATGACACGGCCCTTGCGCTTCTCGGTCCGGGCATTGACCGCGACCGCGATGATGATCACCGTTCCGGAAATCGCCAGCTGGGTAAAGGGCGAGATATTGATGACCGGCAGCGCATTCTTGATGACCCCGAGAAACAGGCTGCCGAGCACGGCACCGCCAACGGAACCGATGCCACCGGCAATCGAGATGCCGCCGATGACGCAGGCCGCGATGATATCGAGTTCGAAGCCGGCGGCGATATCGACATAGGCGACCGCATAGCGTGACACCCAGAGATATCCGGAAAGCCCGGCAAGACCGCCCGACAGGCAATAGGCGAAGAACCGCGTGCGGCCGACATCGATGCCGGCGTAGACGGCGGCATGCGGATTTCCACCGACGGCAAAGAAGGCGCGGCCGACCGGCGTGCGCGTCATCAGGATATAGACGGTGGCGATGGCGAGAACCGAAAGCCAGGACAGGACCGGAAAGCCGATGAGCGGCGCGCGCGGCAGGGCCTTGAACGCATCGCTCATCTGATGGGCATTGATCCAGGCGCCCTTGCTCAAGAGAAAGATCGTGCCCCGGAATATGGTCAGCGTGCCGAGCGTCACGACGATCGGCGGAATGTCGAGCTTCCAGACCAGCAGGCCGTTGATCGAGCCGAGTGCGGCGCCGAGCGCGACCACGGCGAGGATGACCAGCGGGATCGGTATGCCCGGAAAGGCGGCATTGACCATTGCCGCGACCATGCCTGACAACGCCAGATTGGCGGCCATCGACAGATCGATGCAGCGCGTCAGGATGACCGCCATCTGGCCGAGCGCCAGGATGATGAGGATCGAGGTGTCATTATAGACGCGCGCCAGATTGGCGGGGGCCACGAAACCCGGGAAGCGCAGCGCGATCAGGAAGACCAGTGCGATGATGGCGATGACCAGAAGGATTTCGCGGTTCTTCAGCAGCTTTGCCATTATGCGGCCTCCCCGATGCCGGCGGCGGCCCGGACCAGCTTTTCCGCCGTCAGCTCGGTGCGTTCGAAACGCCCGGCGATGCGGCCTTCGCGCATGACGATGACGCGGTCGGCCATGCCCATGATTTCGGGGATTTCGGAGGAGACCATGATGACGCTCAACCCCTGCCCTGCCAGCTCGCTCATGAAGGCATGCACCGCAGCCTTGGAGCCGATATCGATGCCCTTGGTCGGCTCATCCAGAATGATCACCTTCGGCTGCGTCGCCAGCCATTTGGCGATGACAACCTTCTGCTGGTTGCCGCCCGACAGCGTGCCGACATCCTGATCGAGCGAGGCGGCGCGCAGGTCGAGGCGCTGCGTATATTCGCGCGCCAGGGCAAATTCATTGGCAAGCTTGAGGAAGCCGGAGCGGGATGTTTTCTGCAGCGAGGGCAGCGTGACGTTCTGGAAGATCGGCAGGCCGATAATGGCGCCCTGACGGCCGCGCTCTTCCGGCACATAGACGATACCGGCCTCGATCGCTTCGGCCGGAGAGCGGATGACGAGGACGTCGCCATTCAACTTGATCGCCCCGGCTGATGGCCTTGTGATGCCGATCAGCGACTGCATGAATTCGGAACGGCCGGCACCGATCAGCCCGTAGAAGCCGAGGATTTCGCCGCGCCGCAGTTCGAAATTGATGTCTTCAAATTCGGTCGGATGGCGATAGCCCGAAACCGTCAGGACCGGCTCGCCGATGGCAACATCGACCTTGGGGAAGACCTGGCCGACATCGCGGCCGACCATCATCTTGACCAGCTGATCCTGGTTCACATCGGCAATCAGCCCCTCGCCAACCATGCCGCCATCGCGACACACGGTGTAGCGGTCGGCGATGCGGAAGATCTCATCGAACTTGTGGCTGATGAACAGGATCGCCTTGCCATCCGCCTTCAGCCGGTCGATCAGCTCATAAAGCTCGTGGATTTCCTTGTGCGACAGGGCCGCCGTCGGCTCATCCATGATCACGACGCTGGCATCGATCGACAGGGCGCGGGCAATCGCCACCATATGCTTGTTGGCGATGCCGAGATCGCGCAGCCGGATGGTCGGATCGATGTTTGCGCCGACGCGGGCGAGCAGGTCTCGGGCATTATTGTTGAGTTTCGTCCAGTCGATCAGGCCGAAACGGCCGCGTGGAGCGTGGCCGAGAAAGATGTTTTCAGCGACCGACAATTCGTCGAACAGCACCGTTTCCTGATGGATGGCGGTGACGCCGGCATGGGCCGCAGACAGGGCGGTGGGAAAATGGGTTTCTGTGCCAGCGACACGGATCGTGCCGCCGTCCGGCTGGTAGATGCCGGTGAGGATCTTGACGAGGGTCGACTTACCCGCACCATTTTCGCCGATCAGCGCCGTGACGGAACCGGGATAGAGAGCGAGCGAGACCCCGGACAGCGCTTTCACGCCCGGAAAGGACTTGGATATGCCCTCAAGAGCAACGGCGGGCTTCATCCGCGATGTGGTCGTTTCCTGCAGCAAGAGGCAATCCACCGTTTGGGTTTGATTGGAATAGCGGGGGCTCGGCGACCTCCCTCTTCTCCCCAGCAGGGATAAGGTGGCCCGAAGGGTCGGATGAGGGGGCCAGCGGCATCGTCAGCATATGCCGCACCACCCCCTCATCGCCTCGTTTCACTCGGCACTTCTCCCCGCTGGGGAGGAGAGAACCTTCAACTTAGAAGATCTTGGCGAACTCTTCGACGTTCTTGGCGTCATAGACGAACGGGTCGGCCATGGCGCCTTCGTTGTTGTCGTCGAGCTTGACGGTGCCCATGCGGCCCATCTTCAGTTCGGCGCCCGGCTTTGCTTCGGCGCCGCCGATCAGGTCATAGGCGATCATGGTGGCGGAATAGCCGAGGTCGATCGGGTTCCAGATGGCGAAGGACTTCGACGAGCCGGCCTTGACGTGACCGGCCATTTCCGAGGGAAGGCCGAGACCGGTGACGTTGATCTGG comes from the Pararhizobium qamdonense genome and includes:
- a CDS encoding ABC transporter permease — protein: MAETHLSPRIIPDRLQSRGSRALKSWESLLLVVAILIFAINSFASPYFLDPWNLSDATFNFTEKALIAFAMALVIISGEIDLSVASIIALSSTAMGLAVTMGADTPMLVVVGLGTGLVCGAVNGLLITGLGLPSIVVTIGTMSLFRGLSFIILGDKAYTGYPASFAYFGQGYVWWVFSFEFALFVFFAIIYSVLLHKTNFGRAVYAIGNNQTAALFSGVRVGRVKFILFLLTGLMAGIASICLTSRLGSTRPSIALGVELEVVTMVVLGGVSILGGSGTIPGVVLAAFIMGMVTFGFGLLNVPGIVMSIFIGVLLISVIALPILWSRARRRAH
- a CDS encoding ABC transporter permease, translating into MMAKLLKNREILLVIAIIALVFLIALRFPGFVAPANLARVYNDTSILIILALGQMAVILTRCIDLSMAANLALSGMVAAMVNAAFPGIPIPLVILAVVALGAALGSINGLLVWKLDIPPIVVTLGTLTIFRGTIFLLSKGAWINAHQMSDAFKALPRAPLIGFPVLSWLSVLAIATVYILMTRTPVGRAFFAVGGNPHAAVYAGIDVGRTRFFAYCLSGGLAGLSGYLWVSRYAVAYVDIAAGFELDIIAACVIGGISIAGGIGSVGGAVLGSLFLGVIKNALPVINISPFTQLAISGTVIIIAVAVNARTEKRKGRVILKKAEAV
- a CDS encoding sugar ABC transporter ATP-binding protein gives rise to the protein MKPAVALEGISKSFPGVKALSGVSLALYPGSVTALIGENGAGKSTLVKILTGIYQPDGGTIRVAGTETHFPTALSAAHAGVTAIHQETVLFDELSVAENIFLGHAPRGRFGLIDWTKLNNNARDLLARVGANIDPTIRLRDLGIANKHMVAIARALSIDASVVIMDEPTAALSHKEIHELYELIDRLKADGKAILFISHKFDEIFRIADRYTVCRDGGMVGEGLIADVNQDQLVKMMVGRDVGQVFPKVDVAIGEPVLTVSGYRHPTEFEDINFELRRGEILGFYGLIGAGRSEFMQSLIGITRPSAGAIKLNGDVLVIRSPAEAIEAGIVYVPEERGRQGAIIGLPIFQNVTLPSLQKTSRSGFLKLANEFALAREYTQRLDLRAASLDQDVGTLSGGNQQKVVIAKWLATQPKVIILDEPTKGIDIGSKAAVHAFMSELAGQGLSVIMVSSEIPEIMGMADRVIVMREGRIAGRFERTELTAEKLVRAAAGIGEAA